The following are encoded together in the Deltaproteobacteria bacterium genome:
- a CDS encoding UbiD family decarboxylase gives MNPDLRTFLQAVRETGPENYVEVTQPLDPYLEIGIIQHKLAAEGRNPVIYCPEIKGSALPLITNMFGSFDLLAWGLGCDPQRMTRVEIYDVLRRKLAQREDPVWVDEDKAPIKEKKFIGDDVDLGMLPIIHNSKLDAGKYISAGFMIAKWPDTGVPNAGIYRHMVMGRNRLGCMINPGNDGAYIARRCAELGRPMEVALVIGHHSAVLQASQAKGVVEFDLMGGYLGEPLEVVPGETVDVPVPAQAEIVIEGTIDAATMSTDGPYAEYLGYYGVGDKPCYVIDVSAITMRRDAIYHHLDSAHIEHNLAPNVSAEMSMYDRLRSQFPTLKAVNIMGWLGTYVSLQQRVPGEGKQAGLVAVSTDNYGKTAVVVDDDVDVFNEREVAWAIATRMVADQDLLIMPGVKGAHLDPVSYNEARTGRGPMTTHLVIDATRTVEKEFETRIEPDPELWQNMDLKDYLKP, from the coding sequence ATGAACCCCGATCTACGGACTTTCCTTCAGGCGGTACGGGAGACCGGACCCGAGAACTACGTCGAAGTGACCCAGCCGCTGGACCCCTACCTGGAGATCGGCATCATCCAGCACAAGCTCGCCGCCGAGGGCCGCAACCCGGTGATCTACTGCCCCGAGATCAAGGGCAGCGCGCTGCCGCTGATCACCAACATGTTCGGCTCCTTCGACCTCCTGGCCTGGGGGCTTGGTTGCGATCCGCAGCGCATGACCCGGGTGGAGATCTACGACGTGCTGCGCAGGAAGCTGGCGCAACGCGAAGATCCCGTGTGGGTGGACGAGGACAAGGCCCCGATCAAGGAGAAGAAGTTCATCGGCGACGACGTGGACCTGGGAATGCTGCCCATCATCCACAACTCCAAGCTGGACGCGGGGAAGTACATCAGCGCGGGTTTCATGATCGCCAAGTGGCCGGACACCGGTGTTCCCAACGCGGGCATCTACCGTCACATGGTCATGGGCCGGAACCGCCTGGGCTGCATGATCAATCCCGGCAACGACGGCGCCTACATCGCCCGGCGCTGCGCCGAGCTGGGCCGCCCCATGGAGGTGGCCCTGGTCATCGGCCACCACTCCGCGGTGCTGCAGGCGTCCCAGGCCAAGGGGGTGGTGGAGTTCGACCTCATGGGAGGGTATCTCGGGGAGCCGCTGGAGGTGGTCCCGGGCGAGACCGTGGACGTGCCGGTGCCGGCCCAGGCGGAGATCGTCATCGAGGGCACCATCGATGCCGCCACCATGTCCACCGACGGCCCCTACGCCGAGTACCTGGGCTACTACGGCGTGGGCGACAAGCCCTGCTACGTCATCGACGTGAGCGCCATCACCATGCGCCGGGACGCCATCTACCATCACCTGGACTCGGCCCACATCGAGCACAACCTGGCGCCCAACGTGAGCGCCGAGATGAGCATGTACGACCGCCTGCGCTCCCAGTTCCCCACCCTCAAGGCGGTGAACATCATGGGTTGGCTGGGCACGTACGTATCGTTGCAGCAGCGGGTCCCCGGCGAAGGCAAGCAGGCCGGCCTGGTGGCCGTGTCCACCGACAACTACGGCAAGACCGCTGTGGTGGTGGACGACGACGTGGACGTGTTCAACGAGCGCGAGGTGGCCTGGGCCATCGCCACGCGCATGGTGGCGGACCAGGACCTGCTGATCATGCCGGGGGTCAAGGGCGCGCACCTCGACCCGGTGTCCTACAACGAGGCGCGCACGGGCCGCGGCCCCATGACCACGCACCTGGTGATCGACGCCACCCGGACGGTGGAAAAAGAATTCGAGACCCGGATCGAGCCGGACCCTGAGCTGTGGCAAAATATGGATCTGAAGGACTATCTGAAACCGTGA
- a CDS encoding ABC transporter substrate-binding protein encodes MRRYTWTAFLALALVSFLAFEVAAADLHKVKVTAGRNSIISMLYLAGEMAGIFEKRGIDADVDVRPFAGHMAALPAKEVPCSSYAGTAAIARITKGLDFVIVGGGLTVMQEVFVKKDSPVKSIGDLRGKRFATWSTGAGAFKATRAVIIDGHGMDIVNKKDVELKQAAAPALLALLDRGDVDSMFNISSLTIRAASQPDKYRSVFVPNDYWKSKTGQPIVWSAPLVCWREWVDEDRERAANFSAAVMESMRWLRDPKNFDQAEAKFATVTGIKNKAEAGVYRDWLQKNKIFVAKWDKETVDHQWDFLEMAKRRGVLDFVPDKKKHGLILN; translated from the coding sequence ATGCGACGCTACACATGGACAGCATTTCTGGCGCTTGCGCTCGTGAGTTTCCTGGCCTTCGAGGTCGCGGCCGCGGATCTCCACAAGGTCAAGGTCACCGCCGGCCGCAACAGCATCATCTCCATGCTGTATCTGGCGGGGGAGATGGCCGGGATCTTCGAGAAGCGCGGCATCGACGCGGACGTGGACGTGCGCCCCTTCGCGGGACACATGGCGGCGCTGCCCGCCAAGGAAGTGCCCTGCTCGTCCTACGCGGGCACGGCCGCCATCGCCCGGATCACCAAGGGGCTTGACTTCGTCATCGTCGGCGGCGGCCTCACCGTGATGCAGGAGGTCTTCGTCAAGAAAGACAGCCCGGTCAAGTCCATCGGGGATCTGCGGGGCAAGAGGTTCGCCACCTGGTCCACCGGCGCCGGCGCCTTCAAGGCCACCCGGGCGGTCATCATCGACGGCCACGGCATGGACATCGTCAACAAGAAAGACGTGGAGTTGAAGCAGGCCGCGGCCCCCGCGCTCCTGGCCCTGCTGGACCGCGGCGACGTGGACTCCATGTTCAACATCAGCTCGCTGACCATCCGCGCGGCTTCGCAGCCCGACAAGTACCGCTCGGTGTTCGTGCCCAACGACTACTGGAAGTCGAAGACCGGCCAGCCCATCGTCTGGTCCGCGCCGCTGGTGTGCTGGCGGGAGTGGGTGGACGAGGACAGGGAGCGCGCGGCGAATTTCTCGGCCGCGGTCATGGAGTCCATGCGCTGGCTCCGGGACCCCAAGAACTTCGATCAGGCCGAGGCCAAGTTCGCCACGGTGACGGGCATCAAGAACAAGGCCGAGGCGGGGGTCTACCGGGACTGGCTGCAGAAGAACAAGATCTTCGTGGCCAAGTGGGACAAGGAGACCGTGGACCATCAATGGGATTTTCTGGAGATGGCGAAGCGGCGGGGAGTCCTGGACTTCGTCCCGGACAAGAAGAAGCACGGGTTGATTCTCAACTAG